Proteins encoded within one genomic window of Acidicapsa ligni:
- a CDS encoding cytidine deaminase: MSCKEAEKARLEKLHPGLWRFRLKLRAFPARYMQDMRLDRMQAGDLSISMQQLVDAAVIAAGHSYSPYSKFRVGAALLLTNGETVTGTNVENVSYSLTICAERSALVRAVAEFGPEIRIAAAAVVNLNDAPSPPCGACRQMLAEFIDGDAPVSFPAGAAGAVSAVIRPFRELLPFAFDLQLK, from the coding sequence TTGAGTTGTAAAGAAGCAGAGAAAGCCCGGCTGGAGAAGTTGCATCCAGGGCTGTGGCGATTTAGGCTAAAGCTCCGCGCTTTTCCAGCGCGGTACATGCAGGACATGAGATTGGACCGGATGCAGGCTGGGGATTTATCCATTTCGATGCAGCAACTTGTGGATGCGGCGGTGATCGCTGCGGGACATTCGTACTCGCCTTACTCGAAGTTTCGCGTGGGTGCTGCGCTGTTGTTGACCAATGGCGAGACGGTGACGGGAACGAATGTGGAGAATGTCAGTTATAGTCTGACGATCTGTGCGGAGCGTTCGGCGCTGGTGCGCGCAGTGGCAGAGTTTGGGCCTGAAATCAGGATTGCTGCGGCGGCGGTTGTGAATCTCAACGATGCGCCCAGTCCGCCTTGTGGGGCTTGCAGGCAGATGTTGGCGGAGTTCATCGATGGCGATGCACCGGTGAGTTTTCCTGCGGGTGCGGCGGGCGCGGTCAGTGCAGTTATACGACCTTTCCGCGAGCTATTGCCTTTTGCGTTCGACTTACAACTTAAATGA
- a CDS encoding thymidine phosphorylase, protein MQSNSHTQDASPVSGETAAPMHAIDVIRKKRDRGSLSEAEIRFMVRGAASESIPMEQLSAWLMACWLNGLALEEIRALTVAMRDSGVKFDSSRLEKVTVDKHSTGGVGDKTSFLVAPIAAACGLAVPMISGRALGHTGGTLDKLEAIPGYRTALTLEEFEAVIVECGAAIVSQTPALVPADRVLYALRDRTGTVESPGLICASILSKKLAAGLNALVLDVKTGSGAFLRKREDADYLAALMVATAEAAGTRTVAVMTDMSQPLGHAAGNWIELVESVDLLSGKRPSQSEDLRELSLILAGWMVYLGGKASSAEEGYGKAETTLRDGSALKHFYAMVAAQGGDVSAFDDPAGFHKPGATFVLKAKQTGWIAAMDTTALGWAVQRLGAGREKAGEPVDAHAGIDFHKRRGDFVTAGEPLATLYATNESLLAEPIALIEGALTFSGVAPEAVMLVSRVFTRDEAVAFLGAV, encoded by the coding sequence TTGCAATCTAACTCACACACTCAAGATGCTTCGCCTGTTTCGGGTGAGACCGCTGCTCCTATGCATGCTATCGATGTGATCCGTAAGAAGCGGGATCGCGGTAGTTTGTCTGAGGCTGAGATTCGCTTCATGGTCCGAGGTGCTGCGAGTGAAAGCATTCCAATGGAGCAGTTGTCGGCGTGGCTGATGGCTTGCTGGCTGAATGGGCTGGCGCTGGAGGAGATTCGCGCGCTGACGGTGGCGATGCGTGACTCGGGCGTGAAGTTCGATTCGAGCCGCCTGGAGAAGGTGACTGTCGATAAGCATTCGACGGGCGGCGTGGGAGATAAGACGAGTTTTCTGGTGGCTCCGATTGCTGCTGCCTGCGGGCTTGCGGTGCCGATGATCAGTGGCCGTGCGCTGGGGCATACGGGGGGCACGCTGGACAAGTTGGAGGCTATCCCCGGCTATCGGACGGCGCTGACGCTGGAGGAGTTCGAGGCGGTGATTGTGGAGTGCGGGGCGGCGATTGTAAGCCAGACTCCTGCGCTGGTGCCTGCGGATCGAGTGCTCTATGCGCTGCGAGACAGGACAGGGACGGTGGAGAGTCCGGGGCTGATTTGTGCTTCGATTTTGAGCAAGAAGCTGGCGGCTGGATTAAATGCGCTGGTGCTGGATGTGAAGACCGGGTCGGGGGCTTTTTTGCGCAAGCGTGAGGATGCGGATTACCTCGCGGCGCTGATGGTGGCGACTGCCGAGGCGGCGGGAACGCGGACTGTTGCGGTGATGACCGACATGAGTCAGCCTCTGGGTCATGCGGCGGGTAACTGGATCGAGTTAGTTGAATCGGTGGATTTGCTTTCAGGAAAGCGACCTTCGCAGAGCGAGGACTTGCGTGAGCTTTCGCTGATTCTGGCTGGATGGATGGTGTACCTGGGCGGCAAGGCCAGTTCGGCGGAAGAGGGTTACGGCAAGGCTGAAACGACGCTGCGGGATGGGTCGGCGCTGAAGCATTTCTATGCGATGGTGGCGGCGCAGGGTGGGGATGTTTCAGCTTTTGACGATCCGGCTGGGTTTCACAAGCCGGGCGCTACGTTCGTTCTGAAGGCGAAGCAGACGGGCTGGATTGCGGCGATGGATACGACTGCCCTGGGTTGGGCGGTGCAGCGGCTGGGGGCTGGACGCGAGAAGGCTGGGGAGCCGGTCGATGCTCATGCCGGCATCGACTTTCATAAGCGGCGTGGGGATTTTGTTACGGCCGGGGAGCCGCTGGCTACGCTCTATGCGACGAATGAAAGCCTGTTGGCTGAGCCGATTGCTTTGATTGAGGGAGCGTTGACGTTCTCTGGGGTGGCTCCGGAGGCGGTGATGCTGGTGAGTCGGGTGTTTACTCGGGACGAGGCTGTGGCTTTTCTTGGGGCTGTTTGA
- a CDS encoding NupC/NupG family nucleoside CNT transporter — MDRFTGVLGILAVLIAAWLGSTNRRAIRWRTVAWGLGLQLLFAFIVLRFDYGQRAMAWAGGVIQNMLAATYSGTRILFGELGLPNAGLVGEVLAKNGHPNAGSMFAFQVLPTIIFISAFFAVLYHIGLMQIIIRALAWVMLKTMRISGAESMNVAASIFMGQTEAPLTIRPFLSKATRSELMTIMTSGMAHVSGGIMAMYISQGIEAKHLLSAVIMTSPGTILMAKMLVPETEVPATEGRVVMPKDEMHKDENLIGSIARGTLDGGKLAFNVAIMLVSFLALVALLDSLLGWFHAGHLWFPGSLGQILGFVFAPVAWLIGVPWHDAGAIGNLLGTRMALNEVIAYIALGAQKATLAPRSFTIATFALCGFANLGSVGMQIGGIGALVPERRNDLAKLGIRAMLAGTMANLISASIAGMFLG; from the coding sequence TTGGATAGATTTACCGGTGTGCTGGGAATTCTGGCTGTATTGATCGCGGCGTGGCTGGGCTCGACTAACCGCAGGGCTATTCGATGGCGGACTGTGGCCTGGGGGTTGGGTTTACAGCTATTGTTTGCGTTTATTGTTTTGCGCTTCGATTATGGGCAGCGGGCGATGGCCTGGGCTGGTGGCGTGATTCAGAACATGCTGGCGGCTACCTACTCCGGAACGAGGATTCTTTTTGGCGAACTGGGTTTGCCCAATGCCGGCCTGGTTGGAGAAGTACTGGCGAAGAATGGGCATCCGAATGCCGGTTCGATGTTCGCATTTCAGGTGCTGCCGACGATCATCTTTATCTCAGCGTTTTTTGCGGTGCTCTACCATATCGGGCTGATGCAGATCATTATTCGCGCGCTGGCGTGGGTGATGTTGAAGACGATGCGCATCTCGGGAGCGGAGAGCATGAATGTGGCCGCTTCAATCTTCATGGGTCAGACGGAGGCTCCGCTGACGATTCGGCCGTTTCTATCCAAGGCTACGCGCAGTGAGTTGATGACCATTATGACCAGCGGCATGGCGCATGTTTCCGGCGGCATCATGGCGATGTATATCTCCCAGGGCATCGAGGCGAAGCACCTGCTTTCGGCGGTGATCATGACTTCGCCGGGCACGATTTTGATGGCGAAGATGTTGGTGCCGGAGACGGAGGTACCTGCAACCGAAGGCCGCGTCGTGATGCCCAAAGACGAGATGCACAAGGACGAAAATCTGATTGGCTCGATTGCGCGTGGAACGCTGGATGGAGGCAAGCTGGCGTTCAATGTGGCGATCATGCTGGTAAGTTTTCTGGCGCTGGTGGCGCTGCTGGATAGCCTGCTGGGGTGGTTCCATGCGGGACATCTTTGGTTTCCGGGCAGCCTGGGGCAGATTTTAGGATTTGTGTTTGCTCCGGTGGCATGGCTGATCGGTGTTCCGTGGCATGATGCGGGGGCTATCGGCAACCTGCTGGGCACGCGCATGGCATTGAATGAGGTGATCGCTTACATTGCGCTGGGCGCGCAGAAGGCTACGCTGGCTCCGCGCTCGTTCACGATCGCGACGTTTGCACTTTGCGGATTTGCGAATCTTGGATCGGTGGGCATGCAGATTGGCGGGATTGGAGCGCTGGTTCCAGAGCGGCGCAATGATCTGGCCAAGCTGGGGATTCGGGCGATGCTGGCGGGGACGATGGCGAATCTGATTTCGGCTTCGATTGCCGGGATGTTTTTGGGGTAG
- a CDS encoding purine-nucleoside phosphorylase, translating to MTSPHAPSYFDQVNEAAEFLRGKLGALAPRIGIVLGSGLGAVAEAVIDPVVVPYAEIPHFPQSTVEGHSGRIIAGLLGGTTVIVMQGRVHFYEGYTPQQVTFPMRVLGRLGLETVILTNASGGINANYQVGQLVLISDHVNSLGFNPLVGANEARFGNGSSTGLRFFDMTEAYSIDLRTLAQNAARAEGSVLHEGIYLATSGPSFETPAEIRAFRTLGADLVGMSTVPETIVARHMGMRVLGISCVTNLAAGISATHLSHEEVFETGNRVQHELTALFKRLLPTIATTIASTSERQG from the coding sequence ATGACTAGCCCGCACGCTCCTTCGTATTTCGACCAGGTGAATGAGGCTGCTGAGTTTCTTCGCGGCAAATTGGGGGCGCTTGCTCCGCGTATCGGTATTGTTCTTGGCTCGGGTTTGGGAGCTGTGGCTGAGGCGGTGATTGATCCGGTCGTTGTTCCTTATGCTGAGATTCCGCATTTTCCGCAATCTACGGTTGAGGGGCACTCGGGGCGGATTATCGCCGGGCTACTGGGCGGGACGACGGTTATCGTGATGCAGGGGCGGGTGCATTTCTACGAGGGATATACGCCGCAGCAGGTGACTTTTCCTATGCGGGTGCTGGGGCGGCTGGGGTTGGAGACGGTGATACTGACGAATGCTTCGGGCGGGATCAATGCCAATTACCAGGTCGGCCAGTTGGTGCTGATCTCGGATCATGTGAATTCGCTGGGATTTAATCCGCTGGTTGGCGCAAATGAGGCGCGGTTTGGGAATGGTTCTTCAACGGGGCTGCGTTTTTTCGATATGACTGAGGCTTACTCGATTGACCTGCGTACGCTGGCGCAGAACGCTGCGCGGGCTGAGGGCTCTGTGCTGCATGAGGGCATTTACCTGGCGACATCCGGGCCGAGTTTTGAGACTCCGGCGGAGATTCGCGCTTTTCGCACGCTTGGCGCGGACCTGGTGGGCATGTCCACTGTGCCGGAGACGATTGTGGCGCGACATATGGGGATGCGGGTGTTGGGCATCTCGTGCGTGACCAACCTGGCGGCGGGAATCTCGGCGACTCATCTGAGCCATGAAGAGGTTTTTGAGACTGGAAACCGGGTGCAGCACGAGTTGACTGCGCTGTTCAAACGGCTATTGCCGACGATTGCGACTACGATCGCTTCGACATCGGAGCGGCAGGGATGA
- the udk gene encoding uridine kinase, with the protein MSGDSIGQLPFPPVMIAVAGASGSGKSTLAVEVARALGGIHFSLDNYYRDLGHLSLPERARQNFDDPALIESALLAKHIAELAQGHAIERPVYDFATYTRVVGETETIYPSGFVVVEGLFTLYFPDLRPYYQLSVFVDTPDDVCFARRLKRDVEERGRDPESVRVQYDATVRPCGLAFVRPLIDFADLVIEGTDPLDFKVELVISTLRKRGLLQGSGMAG; encoded by the coding sequence ATGAGTGGCGATTCAATAGGGCAACTTCCCTTTCCACCGGTCATGATCGCGGTTGCCGGGGCCTCCGGTTCAGGCAAAAGTACGCTTGCTGTCGAGGTGGCGCGCGCGCTGGGCGGCATTCATTTTTCGCTGGATAACTACTATCGCGACCTTGGGCATCTCTCTTTGCCGGAGCGGGCGCGGCAGAATTTCGATGATCCGGCGTTGATCGAGAGCGCACTTCTGGCGAAGCATATCGCGGAGCTGGCTCAGGGTCATGCCATTGAGCGGCCGGTTTACGACTTTGCTACTTATACGCGGGTGGTTGGGGAGACGGAGACGATTTATCCCAGTGGTTTTGTGGTGGTGGAAGGGCTTTTTACGTTGTACTTTCCAGATCTGCGACCGTATTACCAGTTGAGTGTGTTCGTGGATACTCCGGATGATGTTTGTTTTGCGCGGCGGCTCAAACGGGATGTTGAGGAGCGTGGGCGCGATCCGGAGTCGGTGCGCGTGCAATATGACGCTACGGTGCGACCGTGCGGGCTGGCGTTTGTTCGACCGCTGATTGATTTTGCAGACCTGGTTATCGAAGGTACGGATCCACTGGATTTCAAGGTGGAGCTGGTTATCTCCACGCTGAGAAAACGGGGCCTGTTGCAGGGATCGGGCATGGCGGGTTGA
- a CDS encoding DUF2062 domain-containing protein gives MQLIQSPRIQAALDKIIEWGSYGCTPRQLAFTLALGFAIGCIPVFGVTSGICALLALLLRLNMPAIQAANWIAMPVQVLLLIPFLRIGEWLFAATPVALNRSELLARIQNTPLQVLEQMGGLFGHAILVWLILAAPALLVLTLVLTMLITRIKMPNAIGAKQSITASPQSTVGQDSLVPVLDGLGAVDPRGVDEVA, from the coding sequence ATGCAACTGATCCAATCCCCCAGGATTCAGGCGGCGCTCGATAAGATTATCGAGTGGGGCAGCTATGGCTGTACGCCGCGGCAGTTGGCGTTTACGCTGGCGCTTGGATTTGCGATTGGCTGTATTCCGGTCTTTGGTGTGACAAGCGGGATATGCGCCTTGCTGGCGCTGCTGTTGCGATTGAATATGCCTGCGATCCAGGCTGCGAACTGGATTGCGATGCCGGTGCAGGTGCTGCTCCTGATTCCCTTTTTGCGGATTGGGGAGTGGCTTTTTGCTGCAACGCCGGTGGCGCTCAATCGTTCGGAGTTACTGGCGCGCATTCAAAACACGCCGTTGCAGGTGCTGGAGCAGATGGGCGGGCTTTTTGGTCACGCGATCCTGGTTTGGCTCATCCTGGCAGCACCGGCGCTGCTGGTGCTGACACTGGTGCTCACGATGTTGATCACCAGGATCAAAATGCCGAATGCGATTGGGGCGAAGCAGTCGATTACCGCTTCGCCCCAATCGACAGTTGGTCAGGACTCGTTAGTACCTGTCCTGGACGGGCTGGGCGCTGTCGATCCACGCGGTGTAGATGAGGTCGCGTAG
- a CDS encoding S1/P1 nuclease: MEIFSSHSFSRQLAAGALILTLFAPVPSFGWGNEGHRMVNRLAASALPADVPAFLKSQSAINEIEYLGPEPDRWRSHAEPELSAAQAPEHFLDLEPADALGPLPHKRLDFESAVFAHGQRPEKVGLQPWETDEVWQRLKAAMREYRRQLAAKEDTHPVEQAILFYSGWLGHYVGDGSQPLHTTINYDGWVLKENPNGFTTEHGIHWRFEGPFVGASIKSEDVAKKMTDPKVISGDIFDSYVAYLRHTATFVDQVYAFDKAGAFVNGGTPESRAFTEERLAAGASELRDLIYTAWIDSAQPVQDRY; the protein is encoded by the coding sequence ATGGAAATATTTAGTTCTCACTCCTTTTCGCGTCAACTTGCTGCTGGTGCGTTGATCCTGACCCTTTTTGCCCCGGTTCCCAGCTTCGGGTGGGGAAATGAAGGTCATCGCATGGTTAACCGGCTTGCCGCCAGCGCCCTGCCCGCCGACGTCCCGGCTTTCCTGAAATCCCAGTCCGCCATCAACGAGATTGAATACCTCGGCCCGGAGCCTGATCGCTGGCGCTCCCACGCCGAACCGGAACTAAGCGCCGCCCAGGCCCCTGAGCATTTCCTTGACCTGGAACCGGCAGATGCTCTCGGACCTCTGCCGCACAAGCGTCTCGACTTCGAGTCCGCCGTTTTTGCCCACGGTCAGCGCCCCGAAAAAGTCGGCCTCCAGCCCTGGGAAACCGATGAAGTATGGCAGCGCCTCAAGGCCGCCATGCGCGAATACCGCCGTCAACTCGCCGCCAAAGAGGACACTCACCCCGTCGAGCAAGCCATTCTCTTCTACTCCGGCTGGCTCGGACACTACGTCGGCGATGGCTCCCAGCCCCTGCACACCACCATCAACTACGATGGCTGGGTGCTCAAAGAAAACCCCAATGGATTCACCACCGAACACGGCATTCACTGGCGTTTTGAAGGACCGTTTGTCGGGGCAAGCATCAAGTCTGAAGATGTAGCGAAAAAGATGACCGATCCCAAGGTGATCTCCGGCGACATCTTCGACAGCTACGTCGCCTACCTGCGCCACACCGCTACCTTTGTGGATCAGGTTTACGCCTTTGATAAGGCCGGCGCATTCGTCAATGGCGGCACGCCCGAGTCCCGCGCCTTTACCGAAGAGCGGCTTGCAGCCGGAGCCAGCGAACTACGCGACCTCATCTACACCGCGTGGATCGACAGCGCCCAGCCCGTCCAGGACAGGTACTAA
- a CDS encoding PAS domain S-box protein produces the protein MKTSSATSVRILIGCLAAYVLAAAAARVYWGPSVNNLITVGVVGALIPLLLVLLFRPSPTRGKQENTSAAKLAEALLHSTNPMVLATDLGGKFTYINPSAERILGLRKSALVGTAQISEVFAPGELERVGQWLRKLHPNVDGPAAPADPMSDCINYVLQFPPSQLRGIDLELRRNDGSTFPATLYLSAVRDGAGNPSGILTVALDQTLTHRQERALRESRERYRDLFENANEMIATLNSAGQFVYVNPVWKSCFGLVDSSFEKLESLEMVFSPDCRSEVGRLFRLALEGETVEHAPLRTHTMDGRVLDLELSMSRRQKADNPLAVRCLLRDITPQKQRERRLALQLVVSQIIGQSTSPEVAAMRILESVCLSQGWDAAMLWSVNEDEDRLDFHSAWGAPGKSSEEMIQENMGQVILRGADLPGRVWTSGRAVWVADLTAERPTPRIQAALRHKLATGWAIPVRVGNRLIAILEFYCQQRQREERETMATLETVSASLGQMLARSREQDRVEGLHRTQQILLDTIDDGICGADRSGIATLVNPAAGRLLGAIPEVLAGISVHELLHGNMPGGNNCGEDCPLLRALTHRIAAAGEITIYRRDETSFPAEFSLTPILDQGRYSGTVLSFRDISQRFALDRMKDEFVSTVSHELRTPLTSIRGALGLLSAGILGEINDKAANLLRIALSNSDRLVRLINDILDLERIQSGREPLSFRPIALSEIVRQAIDGMMPVADAASVQLIHDTNLVQLIADPDRLLQVITNLLSNAVKFSPEGSTVSVTLREGSSGVTLSVIDQGRGIPADKLDSIFDRFQQVDASDSRQKGGSGLGLAICRTIVQQHGGRIWAERNAVLGSTFRVLLPFEPSLALPSATPIIEPDRGRILLADANATTRPLLANQLRRQGYHVVEAASVEETLAALAFCAVPSPDGVASMGIEAILVDISLDGLNGWEILPRLRQETAANGVPIVLLSVDHPNPALPLPAGADGWVPQSPDDETLLSELARVLSSPGEKARILVVEDDIDLARVIGAVFSRDGIEIKLVHTRQAALDACFTFRPQLIVLDLSLPDGDGFNVVDWLRQHEELANLPLVVYSAREISPGERAHLKLGPTQFLTKAKVQPQQLESLVLTMLRRSRQMEETSNPEQLSNHPSPVDDGQHRSTAN, from the coding sequence TTGAAGACCAGCAGCGCTACATCAGTCCGAATCCTCATTGGATGTTTAGCCGCGTATGTTCTCGCTGCGGCGGCTGCTCGTGTGTATTGGGGCCCATCCGTCAATAATTTGATTACTGTGGGTGTGGTGGGGGCCTTGATCCCGTTATTGCTGGTGCTTTTGTTTCGCCCGTCGCCGACCAGGGGTAAACAGGAGAACACTTCGGCCGCAAAGCTGGCGGAAGCGCTGCTGCATTCCACGAATCCGATGGTGCTGGCGACGGATCTGGGCGGCAAATTCACGTATATCAATCCTTCCGCGGAACGCATTCTGGGCTTGCGCAAGTCGGCGCTGGTGGGCACGGCGCAGATCTCCGAGGTCTTTGCTCCGGGTGAACTGGAACGCGTAGGCCAGTGGCTTCGTAAATTACACCCGAACGTCGATGGCCCGGCTGCTCCGGCGGACCCGATGAGCGACTGCATCAACTATGTATTGCAGTTTCCACCGAGCCAGTTGCGCGGGATCGATCTGGAGTTACGGCGCAACGACGGCAGCACCTTTCCGGCGACGCTTTATCTTTCCGCGGTTCGCGATGGGGCGGGCAATCCTTCGGGAATTCTTACCGTGGCGCTCGATCAGACGCTGACGCATCGACAGGAGCGGGCACTGCGAGAGTCGCGCGAGCGCTACCGCGATCTCTTTGAAAACGCGAATGAGATGATCGCGACGCTGAACTCGGCGGGACAGTTTGTATACGTCAATCCGGTTTGGAAGTCGTGCTTTGGGCTTGTGGACAGCTCCTTTGAAAAGCTGGAATCGCTGGAGATGGTCTTCAGTCCCGATTGCCGGTCAGAGGTTGGGCGGCTCTTTCGGCTGGCGCTGGAAGGCGAAACGGTGGAGCATGCTCCACTGCGCACGCATACGATGGACGGGCGCGTACTGGATCTGGAACTGAGCATGAGCCGCCGCCAGAAAGCGGATAATCCGCTGGCTGTTCGCTGCCTGCTGCGGGATATTACGCCGCAGAAGCAGCGCGAAAGACGGCTGGCGCTGCAACTGGTGGTGAGCCAGATTATTGGGCAGAGCACCTCGCCGGAAGTGGCGGCGATGCGCATCCTGGAGTCGGTTTGCCTTTCGCAGGGCTGGGATGCGGCGATGCTCTGGAGCGTCAATGAGGACGAGGACCGGCTGGACTTTCACTCGGCATGGGGTGCGCCGGGCAAGAGCAGCGAAGAAATGATCCAGGAGAATATGGGCCAGGTCATCCTCCGGGGGGCTGATCTGCCGGGCCGGGTGTGGACCAGCGGGCGGGCAGTGTGGGTCGCGGATCTGACCGCGGAACGTCCGACGCCACGCATACAGGCTGCCCTGCGGCATAAGCTGGCGACGGGATGGGCGATCCCGGTACGCGTGGGCAACCGCCTGATTGCGATCCTGGAGTTTTATTGCCAGCAGCGCCAGCGGGAAGAGCGAGAGACGATGGCTACGCTGGAGACGGTCTCTGCATCGCTGGGGCAGATGCTGGCTCGTTCGCGGGAACAGGATCGCGTGGAAGGTCTGCATCGTACACAGCAGATTCTGCTCGATACGATCGACGACGGGATTTGTGGCGCGGATCGCAGCGGGATTGCCACCCTGGTCAACCCGGCGGCGGGACGACTGCTGGGGGCCATTCCTGAGGTGCTTGCCGGAATTTCGGTCCACGAGCTGCTGCATGGAAATATGCCGGGAGGCAATAACTGCGGTGAGGATTGCCCGTTGTTGCGGGCGCTGACTCACAGGATTGCCGCTGCGGGCGAAATTACGATCTATCGGCGCGATGAGACGAGCTTCCCTGCTGAATTTTCACTGACGCCGATCCTGGACCAGGGACGGTATTCGGGAACGGTGCTGAGCTTCCGCGACATCAGCCAGAGGTTTGCTCTGGACCGGATGAAGGATGAGTTTGTCTCGACGGTGAGCCATGAGCTGCGTACGCCTCTGACTTCGATTCGCGGCGCGCTGGGGCTGCTGTCGGCGGGCATATTGGGCGAGATCAATGACAAGGCTGCCAACCTGCTGCGCATTGCGCTTTCCAACTCGGACCGGCTGGTGCGGCTGATCAACGATATTCTCGACCTGGAACGCATCCAGAGTGGGCGCGAACCGCTTTCGTTCCGCCCGATAGCGCTGAGTGAGATTGTTCGACAGGCGATTGATGGCATGATGCCGGTGGCGGATGCGGCGAGCGTGCAGCTTATCCACGATACAAACCTGGTGCAGCTTATCGCCGACCCGGACAGGCTGTTGCAGGTCATCACGAACCTGCTCTCGAACGCCGTCAAGTTCTCGCCGGAGGGGTCAACCGTCTCTGTCACTCTGCGCGAGGGTTCCAGCGGAGTTACGCTTTCGGTGATCGACCAGGGACGCGGTATTCCAGCGGACAAGCTGGACTCGATCTTCGACCGTTTTCAGCAGGTGGACGCTTCCGACTCTCGGCAGAAGGGCGGCAGTGGGCTGGGGCTGGCGATTTGCCGGACAATCGTGCAGCAGCATGGCGGGCGCATCTGGGCAGAGCGTAACGCGGTGCTGGGGTCAACGTTCCGCGTTCTGTTGCCGTTTGAACCGTCGTTGGCGCTGCCCTCGGCAACTCCCATCATCGAGCCGGATCGGGGACGGATTCTGCTGGCGGATGCCAATGCTACGACGCGACCGCTGCTGGCCAATCAGTTGCGCCGCCAGGGCTATCACGTGGTTGAGGCTGCGTCTGTGGAAGAGACGCTCGCGGCGCTGGCGTTCTGCGCTGTTCCCAGCCCGGATGGAGTCGCGAGTATGGGGATTGAGGCGATATTGGTAGATATTTCGCTGGACGGGCTGAACGGATGGGAGATTTTGCCTCGTCTGCGCCAGGAGACAGCGGCCAATGGTGTGCCGATCGTCCTGCTGAGCGTGGATCATCCGAATCCGGCGCTGCCTCTACCGGCGGGGGCCGATGGGTGGGTGCCGCAATCGCCGGACGATGAAACTCTGCTCTCTGAACTGGCCCGCGTGCTATCCAGTCCAGGAGAAAAAGCCCGCATCCTGGTGGTCGAGGACGATATTGATCTTGCGCGTGTCATCGGCGCGGTATTTTCTCGTGACGGCATCGAGATCAAGCTGGTGCATACTCGCCAGGCCGCGCTGGATGCTTGCTTTACGTTCCGTCCGCAGCTCATTGTGCTCGATCTTTCGCTTCCGGACGGCGATGGTTTCAATGTGGTTGACTGGCTGCGTCAGCATGAAGAGCTGGCGAATCTGCCACTGGTGGTCTACTCCGCACGCGAGATCAGCCCGGGCGAACGGGCACATCTCAAATTGGGACCGACCCAGTTTTTGACGAAAGCGAAAGTACAGCCGCAACAGCTTGAGTCTCTGGTCTTGACGATGTTGCGCCGATCGCGTCAGATGGAAGAAACATCCAATCCGGAGCAGTTATCGAATCATCCGTCGCCGGTCGACGACGGGCAACATCGGTCCACGGCGAATTGA
- a CDS encoding response regulator translates to MSRRILIIDDEDDIRQVAALSLETIAGWDVIVANSGAQGLERAAEHQPDAILLDVMMPGMDGPTTFRELRKNPATAKIPVLLLTAKVQGPDQRRFADLGVEAVLLKPFDPLTLASQMAKVLGWE, encoded by the coding sequence TTGTCCCGCCGAATTCTGATCATTGACGACGAAGACGATATTCGCCAGGTAGCGGCGTTGAGCCTGGAAACCATTGCCGGTTGGGATGTGATCGTTGCCAACTCCGGTGCGCAGGGACTGGAGCGCGCGGCCGAGCACCAGCCGGATGCGATTTTGCTGGATGTGATGATGCCGGGCATGGATGGGCCGACGACGTTTCGCGAACTGCGCAAAAATCCGGCAACGGCAAAGATTCCTGTCCTGTTGCTTACCGCGAAGGTGCAGGGGCCGGACCAACGGCGCTTTGCAGACCTGGGCGTGGAGGCGGTTCTTCTGAAGCCGTTTGACCCGCTGACGCTCGCCTCGCAGATGGCAAAAGTTCTGGGCTGGGAGTAG
- a CDS encoding Hpt domain-containing protein: MATTPPPMADVLARMWTKFLPDIEARVATLEAAARALDAGSLPEDARDAAHAAAHKLAGTLGMFGLPRGTELARRAELLLVEDVSAADADELTGWVTEIRDLIHSRG; this comes from the coding sequence ATGGCAACTACCCCTCCCCCGATGGCTGATGTGCTGGCCCGAATGTGGACGAAATTCCTGCCGGATATTGAGGCGCGAGTAGCGACTCTGGAAGCAGCGGCGCGAGCGCTTGATGCAGGCTCACTCCCAGAGGACGCACGCGATGCGGCTCATGCGGCGGCTCACAAACTGGCGGGGACCTTGGGCATGTTCGGGCTTCCGCGTGGCACGGAGTTAGCTCGCAGAGCGGAGTTACTACTGGTGGAGGATGTATCCGCGGCAGACGCGGATGAACTTACGGGCTGGGTAACGGAAATCAGAGATTTGATTCACAGCCGCGGATAG